A genomic window from Periophthalmus magnuspinnatus isolate fPerMag1 chromosome 16, fPerMag1.2.pri, whole genome shotgun sequence includes:
- the si:dkey-12j5.1 gene encoding uncharacterized protein si:dkey-12j5.1 — MGGQAKGKKKNKPKKKENRPNRDPAIVGLSPQERMKVRMHVKAKRKTAEKYSVQQLLEKTEEYMDSFDFEMASLFCQRALDLEATNLQALDMLGHIHSEMGDILKAKEVFQRAVELSPDVGHRKYMSLGQIHTGQEAVDFYLKGIQILLSALEKQAQTTGPLGASAFPEEDTDLPTERDVSVAYCSIAEIYLTDLCMEEGAAVKCKEFIERALHYHHDNPEALQLMASYLFSNERNQEGKEYLLKSVAGWLPSQKAASGLEEDLQNIEIPPYESRITTAKLLIEAEEYETAVDVLEGLLEEDDEVVQVWYLSGWVCYLQLQRAKELLQREAREATEEEREEGKALEEAARSYLTNAKKLYNKLRCDDQPMLEHVEQLLGELGGEMEEEEVPEEDFDPCSDDEEDTDAPMEH, encoded by the exons ATGGGAGGGCAGGCAAAAGGCAAGAAGAAAAACAAGCCAAAGAAGAAAGAGAATCGGCCAAACAGGG ATCCAGCAATAGTTGGGTTGTCACCTCAAGAAAGGATGAAAGTAAGGATGCATGTGAAAGCCAAGAGGAAGACAGCTGAGAAGTACTCTGTGCAACAACTTTTGGAGAAG ACAGAGGAATACATGGACAGCTTTGACTTTGAAATGGCCTCCCTATTTTGTCAACGGGCTCTGGACCTGGAAGCCACCAATCTCCAAGCTCTGGACATGCTTGGACATATCCACTCGGAAATGGGGGATATACTGAAAGCTAAGGAA GTCTTTCAAAGAGCAGTGGAGTTGAGCCCTGATGTTGGTCACAGGAAGTACATGTCTTTGGGACAAATACACACGGGACAAGAGGCTGTGGACTTCTATCTAAAAGGAATACAAATTCTGCTTTCTGCACTGGAAAAGCAAGCACAGACAACA GGACCCCTTGGAGCTTCAGCCTTtccagaggaggacacagaccTGCCCACAGAGAGAGATGTCAGTGTGGCGTACTGCTCCATCGCCGAAATTTACCTGACAGACCTTTG CATGGAGGAGGGTGCAGCGGTCAAATGTAAGGAGTTCATTGAGCGAGCTTTACACTATCACCATGACAACCCAGAGGCTCTGCAGCTCATGGCGAGTTACCTGTTCAGCAATGAGAGAAACCAG gAAGGCAAAGAGTACTTGTTAAAAAGTGTGGCTGGATGGTTACCTTCTCAGAAAGCAGCATCAGGCTTAGAAGAGGATTTACAG AATATTGAGATCCCTCCCTACGAGTCTCGCATCACCACGGCCAAACTGCTCATCGAGGCGGAAGAATACGAG ACGGCTGTGGATGTGCTAGAAGGTCTTCTGGAGGAGGACGACGAGGTTGTCCAG GTGTGGTATCTGTCTGGATGGGTCTGCTACCTCCAGCTGCAGAGGGCAAAAGAGCTCCTGCAAAGAGAGGCCAGAGAAGCAacggaagaggagagagaggaggggaaggcaCTGGAGGAGGCCGCTCGATCGTACCTGACCAATGCTAAGAAG cTGTACAACAAACTGCGTTGTGATGACCAGCCCATGTTGGAGCATGTGGAACAACTGTTAGGAGAGctgggaggagagatggaggaggaggaggtgccaGAGGAAGACTTCGATCCATGCAGCGATGATGAAGAGGACACAGACGCCCCCATGGAACACTGA